A section of the Paenibacillus odorifer genome encodes:
- a CDS encoding phage tail assembly chaperone: MSELSLFFAQNVACDTTEEFVVSQRFKDKEGNAVAWKLRSMTEDENQECRKAATRKVKGKNGVYTSEIEPNDYMAKLMTSSVMHPDLKNAELQRSYGVLGAETLLRKMLLPGEFAALGERVQALNGFGTDMNELVDEVKN; encoded by the coding sequence ATGAGCGAATTAAGTTTGTTTTTTGCCCAAAATGTAGCATGTGACACGACCGAGGAGTTTGTGGTATCCCAGCGTTTTAAGGATAAGGAAGGAAATGCGGTGGCCTGGAAGTTGCGCAGTATGACTGAGGATGAGAATCAGGAATGCCGCAAGGCCGCAACCCGCAAAGTCAAAGGGAAAAACGGAGTGTATACCTCTGAAATTGAGCCTAACGATTATATGGCGAAGCTGATGACCTCAAGTGTAATGCATCCGGATCTAAAAAATGCTGAACTGCAGCGTTCTTATGGCGTACTTGGCGCTGAAACACTGCTGCGTAAAATGCTGCTTCCGGGTGAATTCGCGGCGTTGGGTGAGCGGGTGCAGGCCTTAAATGGTTTTGGCACGGACATGAACGAGCTGGTGGATGAAGTAAAAAACTAA
- a CDS encoding phage tail tube protein — MAFLKASDTISGQEGRAYAVIGTQTEEMFYVKTLEATVEKTKAEVKTLGRRGVQHKATGWSGSGSMTIFYMTSRFRQMMLDYMNTGVDQYFDIEVTNEDPSSSVGAQRIILKGVNLDSVIMASLDTESDALEEEVSFTFEDVQIVQAFGAPAGSGL; from the coding sequence ATGGCATTTTTAAAAGCTAGTGATACGATTTCCGGCCAGGAGGGCCGTGCTTATGCTGTGATTGGTACGCAAACTGAAGAGATGTTCTATGTGAAAACTCTTGAAGCTACAGTAGAAAAAACAAAAGCAGAAGTGAAAACACTGGGCCGCCGGGGTGTTCAGCATAAAGCGACTGGATGGTCGGGCAGCGGTTCGATGACGATTTTTTATATGACTAGTCGTTTCCGCCAGATGATGCTCGATTATATGAATACGGGTGTTGATCAGTACTTCGATATTGAGGTTACGAACGAGGATCCATCGTCCAGCGTGGGGGCACAACGGATTATTCTAAAAGGGGTGAACCTCGATAGTGTCATCATGGCCTCACTCGATACAGAGTCAGACGCTCTGGAAGAAGAAGTTAGCTTTACCTTTGAAGATGTGCAGATTGTGCAAGCTTTTGGTGCTCCGGCAGGTTCCGGGCTTTAA